Sequence from the Tachyglossus aculeatus isolate mTacAcu1 chromosome 17, mTacAcu1.pri, whole genome shotgun sequence genome:
agcgcttagaacagtgctttgcacatagtaagcacttaagaataataataataataataataatggcatttattaagcgcttactatgtgcaaagcactgttctaagcgctggggaggttacaaagtgatcacgttgtcccacatggggctcacagtcttaatccccattttacagatgagggaactgaggcccagagaagttaagtgactcacccaaggtcacacagctgacaattggcagagccgggattcaaacccatgacctctgactccaaagcccgggctctttccactgagccatgctacctaatgccatcattattattattataaatttcggcatttttaagcgcttactatatgccgggcactgtactaagcgctggggcagatacaagcaaatcggattgtcccacgtggggctcacaatctcaatccccattttacagaggaggcccagagaagtgaagtgacttgcctaagcccacacagcagacaggtggaggaaccgggattggaacccaagaccttctgactccgaggcctatgttctctccactacatcatgctgcttcccgctttGTTATTTGCACATATTGTGTATTTTCCACACCACTCGGggctcttccccatcaccccagtgagcacacacatacacacactctctctctcccccaccccaatagTAACgcttgggtcgggaccgtccctctgtgttgctaacttgaacttcccaagcgctcagtacagtgctctgcccacagtaagcgctcaataaatacgactgaatgaataaatgaataggaagCTCAGTCCAACCCTACAAATATGGtacgggagggaagagaggggcaggaagggacTTGAGGGCCATAGTTAGAGGCCCAAAAAGTGTCCAGATgtgaggggcggggaggaagagacacaggaagcagtgtggcctagtggaaagagcacctgcctgggatcAAAGAACCTGGGGAATCAacccctgtctccctcccactgtgagggaccttattatcttgtataataataataacgatggcatttataaagcgcttactatgtgcaatgcactcttctaagcgctggggaggttacaaggtgatcaggttgtcccacggggggctcacagtcttcatccccattttacagatgagggaactgaggcccggagaagtgaagtgacttgcccaaagtcacccagctgacaagcggtggagccgggatttgaacccgtgacctctgattccaaagcccgggctcttgccactgagccacgctgcttgtatctaccccagcgcttagaatagtgctcgtcGCATAGTTTACTAATACCGCAGTTATTGACTGAACAACTGAGCGAACCTAATTGGAGCTGGACGGTGCTGCAggcccagcagtgtggctcaattcattcattcagtcgtatttattgagcgcttactgtgtgcagagcactgtactaagcgcttgggaagtacaagttggcaacagatagagacagtctctacccaacagtggactcacagtctagaaggctcaatggaaagagcccaggcttgggagttcaaggtcatgggttcacatcccagctctgccaactgtcagctgtgtgaccttgggcaagtcacttaacttctctgtgcctcagttacctcatctgtaaaatgtggactaataataataataataatggcatttattaagcgcttagtacgtgcaaagcactgttctaagcgctggggaggttaccaggtgatcaggttgtcccacagggggctcagtcttaatccccattttacagatgagggaactgaggcacagcgaagtgaagtgacttgcccaaagtcgcacagctgataattggtggagccgggatttgaacccatgacctctgactccaaagcccgggctctttccactgagccacgctgcttccctaagattaagactgtgagccccaagtgggacaaactgatcaccttgtataataataatgatggcatttattaagcgcttcctatgtgcaaagcactgttctaagcgctagggaggttaccaggtgatcaggttgtcccacgtggggctcacagtcttaatccccattttacagatgagggaactaaggcctggcgaagtgaagtgacttgcccaaagtcacacagctgacaattggtggagccggaatttgaacccatgacctctgactccaaagcccgggctctttccattcattcattcattcaatcgtatttattgagcgcttactgtgtgcagagcactggactaagcgcttgggaagtacacgttggcgacatatagagacaggcccgacccaacaaacgggctcacagtctagaagggggagacagacaataaaacgaaacatgtggacgggtgtcaagtcatcagagccactgagccacgctgcttctcttcccaagcgcttagtacagtgctctgcacacagtaagcgctcaataaatacgattgatgatgatgattgatgatcatcatcatcagcgtggctcagtggaaagagcccgggctttggagtcggaggtcatgggttcgaatcccgactccgccacatgtctgctgtgtgaccttgggcaagtcacttaacttctctgagcctcagttaccccatctgtaaaatggggattgagactgggagccccacgtgggacaacctgatcactttgtatccccccaagcgcttagaacagtgctttgcacatagtaagcgcttaaaaaatgccaacattattattattatcaattattattattattattattattattattattattatattgttatgtccCGCAATGGCCACCAGATGTCACTGCTGCTCCACGCGGCCCCCCGCCGCGCTCCGGCTCGGCTCCCTACCGCCCCCTGGTGCCCGTCCGTGTCACTTCGCCCGCCGCCCTCCTGCCCCACCACCGACTCccgggctgcattcattcattcgtatttattgagcgcttactgtgtgcagagcactgtactaagcgcttgggagatacaagagagacagtccctacccaagagtgggccgGGGGTTGCAGGGGAGCTATACCtttaccttgcccccctcctgcaTGCTCTGGGTGGCACTGgatctgtgtcaatcaatcaatcaatcatatttattgagcacttaccgtgtgctgagcactgtactaagcgcttgggaaatccaagttggccacatatagagccagtccctacccaacagtgggctcacagtctaaaagggggagacagagaacaaaaccaaacagaagccgcatagctcagcggaaagagcccgggctttggagtcagagtccatgggttcaaatcccggctctgccacttgtcagctgggtgactttgggcgagtcacttcacttctctgggcctcagttacctcatctgcaaaatgggggtgaagactgtgagccccacgtgggacaacctgatcacctcgtaaactccccagtgcttaaaacagtgctttgcacatagtaagcgcttaatagtcattattattattactaataaaatcaatcaatcaatcgtatttcagcgctgactgtgtgcagagcactgtactaagcgcttgggaagtacaagttggcaacatatagagacaatagaatagatatgtagaagtaaaatagagtaataaatatgtatgtacatatatacaggtgctgtggggaagggaaggaggtaagatggggggatggagagggggacgagggggagaggaaggaaggggcccagtctgggaaggcctcctggaggaggtgagctctcagtagggccttgaggcctctgtgtccaacccaaatagcttctatctaccacagcgcttagtacagggcctggcacattgtatgcgcttaataccatcagtagtattaacaaaaatcattaaaaaaagattatAACTTTTGTAATGGGGTTGGGTGTTCCAAAGtcttgcctgcatccaccccagcatttagtaataatgatggtatttgttaagcgcttactatgggcactgttctaagcgctgacaaggtgatgacacacaaattctgacgacttgacacttgtccacatgttttgttttgttgtccgtctcccccttctagactgtgaccgtctctagatgttgccagcctgtacttcccaagcgcttagtacagtgctctgcacacagtaagcgttcaataaatacgattgaatgaacgaatggatcaggttgtcccacgtggggctcaccgtcttaatccccattttacagatgaggtaactgaggtacagagaagttaagtggtaagaagttagtacagtgtctggcacatagtaagtgcttaacaataccctcatcagtattattattatttatatttctcTGACGCTTTTTGCAACTCCTTCCTTGCCCCTCAGctaatagggattgtctcttacctgttgccaaattgtgctttccaagcactctgcacacagtaagcactcactaaatacgattaaatgaatgaatgaatgctatactTAGTGGGGAGCTGGGCTGGAGGTAATTATCCCGTTGAGGGACCTGAGccaagagggataataataataataataataataataatggcatttattaagtgcttactatgtgcaaagcactgttctaagcgctgaggaggatataaggtgatcaggttgtcccacatggggctcacagtcttaatcctcattttacgaggagggaactgaggcccagagaagtgaagtgacttgcccaaagtcacacagctgacaattggcagagctgggatttgaacccacgacctctgactccaaagcccgggctctttccacggggccacgctgcttccccaataataactgtgggaggtgggggattattattattcccacaataataattgtgggatttgttaagcacttactatgtgccaagcactgtacttcggGCTAGGTTTGGAcagagtctccgtcccacatggggctcacagtctcaatccccattttacagctaaagtatctgaagcccagagatgtgtattgatttgccccaggtcacacagcagggaaatggcaaaggcaggattagaacccatcaccttctcactcccaggcccgtgctctatccactgcagcaTGCTGCTGAGGGCCTTAAATCTTTGGGGCTTTTTTCCTACCCAAAagctcctgaccctcctcacagtttaatactcaccccactctcagccccatgacacttaggtacatatccttcccctccgcccttttccgtctccccttttagtctgtaaactctctgagggcaggaactgcatctaccaacccttgcactgtactctcccaaacgcttactatggtACCGGGCACACCATAGgccctcaatgaatgccattgattgataataataataataatgatggcatttattaagcgcttactatgtgcaaagcactgttctaagcgccggggaggttacaaggtaatcaggttgccccacgggggggctcacggtcttaatccccattttacagatgaggtaactgaggcccagagaagttaagtgacttgcccaaagtcacacagctgatggagcccggatttgaacccatgacctctgactccaaagcccgggctctttccactggatcgaCACGCACCCTCACCTGCAAACCTGGCAAGAAGTCAGGCGCCAGTTGAGTGTGAGGCCCCGGGGGTAGGGGGGCAGCCCTCAGCCCGtcttcccttagaacagtgcttggcacatagtaagcgcttaacaaataccaacattattattttattttttttcccttcccgacGCCCGGCTGCCACGCCAGGCCCCCGCCAGATCCAACTGTCCAACTCCATTCAGCAGCTGCCTTTCGGCTCTGCGGACTGGCATCGGCCTCAccaccccaccctccgcccccgGGGGGTGACTCTGCCTGCCTGGGAAGTAGGGTGGGAAACTGAGTCTCGGGAACCGGTCCTGGAGAGGAGCAAATTTCACAAGTCAAAGGTCACCCTCAGTCCCGCAGCTCCCCTTGCAGCCAggacccaccccacccctccgctAGATTGGGACCTGAGAATGGAAGCCATCGGGCGGGATGGGGCGGACCCTGTTAGGGACACTACTCTAGCTCTTCCCAAAGCCACCCCTCAACACCCCATCCCAATCCAGGCCCTCCATGGGACCACGGAAAGGGCAAGAGGATCACGGCTCTGGGAGGATGGAGACTCCAGGCCGCGCCCGCCCCCAAAACTCCCACCAAATCCAGAAATCCCAATCCCCCCCTGGGGCCGGAGTtcagcccggggctctttcccagCCCCGGACATTCCCaagcctcagccccctccccagagcgGGGAAGAACCAAACCAGTCAGCCCAGAGTGCATCAATCCACCTTTAATGTCCACAAGAGAGGGCCGCGGCGGAACAAGGGGGGATGAGAACAAGCTGCCCTGCTcccgagggagaggaaagaaatgttTCCATTCTGGCTCACGCTAGCCATACTGGGCGGAGAACAGTTTTAaatgttcttaaaaaaaaaaaatatgagacTGAGATCAAGGACACATGTTGCCAACGTGGCTTAGTCACAGGCAGATTCCCACGAGGGGCATTTGCAGCACAAGGAACACAGGATGGACACCCCccccacacgtacacacacacacacccgggcGTCTTTGAGCGGGGAGCAGGGTGGCCAccatgccctcccttcctcccccctcgctTTGGCCAAGGGCttggtaggaaggagcaaggccACCCTTCCCCCAGAACTCCTCACGccccgcctcccacccctccctagCCCACACACATGGTATTTTGGAACGAGATTCATGACATCGCAGCTCAGCGGCGTCTCCCCTTGACAAGGGGGCCAACAGCCTGTCACCCCGAcacacccctccacctcccggggcCCCTCCCCGCCTTCAATCCCCTCCAAACCAGGCCCCCGGGCTCTGCCACAGGCCAGGGAGCAATGGGGAGGCCAGCCCGCTGCCCATTTACATCACACACCCCCATCCCAACCCACATCCAGGATCCCCGACCACACCTTAGAGCCCTCTGGGGAATCCTCCGCGTCAGGTAGGTTCGAGGAAGGGTCCCGTAGGCTGGCAAGATGACCACAAGCCTGCGGTCCACGGGGACATCCAGGCTGACCAGGTTCAGACTAAAGAGACGGTGCCCCCCGCCTCGGGCCGGCCACCCGGTCACTGGCGTCCGAAGGGCAGGACGCCACGACGTCAGGCCCTAATGGCCAGCCGGGGAGCCCTGGTCAGAGCCAGATCCGCCACCTCTGTGGGGGTCACCAGGAAGAGCTGGGAAAGCAGGagacccatcccctctccccgcccacggAGCACAGGCTAGCGTCAGGGAAAACAGTCTCGGTCTGGTAACACCAAGGGAGCCACTCCTACCCAACCAgtttgggggaagcaggggggaCATGGATGGGGTTTCCACTCTTCCCCCACGGCCTGCTGTCTGCCTCACCCCTGCCCCCTAAACAAGCCCTGAGCcggcccatcccctgccccagggggaggaagggaggccagCCCCGGGGCGGACACCAAGGCCAAGAATCCCACAGCCGGGGATCTGCCCCAGGGAGGGACAACTGCTGCACAGTTTTATCCCCCTTTTTTCCAAAGGCCCTGGGTTGTTTCGTTTCGGAAGCGCGCCCGGTTCGTTTCCGAGAGAGAGGTTTTTCTAGTGCAATACAACCAAAGGGGAAAAACTTAAATAAACCAAAGCAGCCTCTTTCCCCGGGCAACTAAACAGaagtgggtatttttttttttttttttactgcaacATATACACATGAAGTCGAGTATACAGTCCATGCAGTAGCAGAGCCATTGGAAAGGGAATCCGGGCGCTCGCCATCGGTGCTTTTCAGTCCCAGCTCCGCCTGGCGCCCCCGGCCCTAGCCGGACTTGAAGAGGAGGATGGCCACTTGACCCAAGTAAAAATAGATGAAGTGCTTGGTCTCGTGCGTGACGTAGCTACCAAAATTCCGCCCCACGATGCAGTGCCAGGTGGGGTTGTATTTCTTGTCAAATTCCTGCGGGGAAAAAAGAAGGCAGTCGTCAGGATGGGAAGGGCCGAATCTTTTCACGGCGACAAAAGtaccaatggcttctactcgggtgtccctctctgccccaccaccaccacctccgccAAAGAGCTGATTCTGGGGGTCccggcttcctcctcccctctccccactgcagccgGGCTCGTATTAATCATTAACGAcctactgtggctcagtggaaagagcccgggctttggagtcagaggccgtgggttcaaatcccggctccgccaatagtcagctgtgtgactttggtcaagtcacttcacttctatgggcctcagttccctcatctgtaaaatggggatgaagactgtgagccccccacgggacaacctgatcaccttgtaacctccccaccgcttagaacagtgctctgtacgtagtaagcgcttaataaaagccattattattattattactgtcaacaAACAGCCCTTAGTCCAGAGCCTCCAGAGTCCCGCACCCTGGGCATGGCCATGGAGTCTCTCGGCGTGAACAGTGGATGTGCCTCAGTCCTGAGatctcaatcactggtatttatggagcacttactgtttgccgagcaccGTCCTAACAGCTTGGGAGGCCACAATACGAGCGAGCTGGTGGACACGTGCCCCAAATTCAGGACCGAAAGGCAAAGCGGGAGCAGCAGTGGGGTTTAGGGAAGAAACATTTATAATACCAGCCGCTCGTATGGTGCTTTTTGCGTCCTCTGGGTCCTTCCGGTCACTTTCCTTCTGGTGCGCAGAGGGCAACTGGTAGGTGGGAAGGGGTGCAGCGCACAGTCGCGTGCCCAAAGGTCCTCGACACACAGAGCTCACCTCGGACTGGACTGACCGAGGCAGAGAACCGGAGCCATACTGTGGGACCGCAACCCGAGGGTGGTGGCCTCAATAGTTGCCGTGGGTTTTTGCCTCTCCCACTGGGCCGGCCCACCTAACCCTTCGGCTGCAAACCTTCCCTATCGCTACCAGGTCCTGGCAGGTGGAACTGAAACCCAGGACCCCTGGTTCCCAGCCTGCTGGATCAATAGCGGGGCTGGGGCACACagaagcacatagagaagcagcgtggctcggtggaaagagcccgggcttcggagtcagaggtcgtgggttcggaccccagctctgccaattgtcagttgtgtgactttgggcaagtcacttaataatactaataatggtatttgttaagtgcttactctgtgcaaagcactgttctaagccctggggtggttacaaggtgatcaggttgtcccgcggggggctcacagtctcaatccccattttacagatgagggaactgaggcccagagaggtgaagtgacttgcccagagtcacacagctgacaactggcagagccgggatttgaacccatgacctctgactccaaagcccgtgctctttccattgagccactcttaacttctctgtgcctcagttacctcatctgtaaaatggggatgaagactgtgagccccccgtgggacaacctgatcaccttgtaacctccccagcgcttagaacagtgctttgcacatagtgagcacttaataaataccattattattattattatttgcagcccCTTCCTGTGGTAGCCCTGATACTGAAGCCGCTTCTAGGCACAATGCATTTAGggaactctccccctctagactataggctcgctgtgggcagggaatgtgtctaccaactctgtcaggctattgtagtgtactcacccatgcgcttagtacagtgctctgcacacacaaagcgctcaataattaccacgaATGGATTGAAAGTCCAGAGTCATGGGGCTCTTTAACCTCAGAGTCCCCCAGActagaggcaggagggggaagaggaggaagggagctttCTGACACTGCTACCTGCCAAAGGGACTCCTCACCGGTGCACCTCAGCACTCTCACGGAAACTCCCACATgctgagaagcactgtgacctagttgaaacagcctgggcatcaggagattAAG
This genomic interval carries:
- the DYNLL2 gene encoding dynein light chain 2, cytoplasmic — translated: MSDRKAVIKNADMSEDMQQDAVDCATQAMEKYNIEKDIAAYIKKEFDKKYNPTWHCIVGRNFGSYVTHETKHFIYFYLGQVAILLFKSG